In Caldisericia bacterium, a genomic segment contains:
- the pruA gene encoding L-glutamate gamma-semialdehyde dehydrogenase — MKEFQNEPLVDFKNEENKKLMEEAIKKTEREFGKEYEMIIGGKRVKSVEKFKSINPSKKDEVVGLFQKGKEEHAEEALKVAWETFKTWKNVSAEKRADYLLKIADTLRKRRFEFDSYLILEVGKNWFEADADVAEAIDFCEYYAREMIKFDKGQKVSQWDNEKDEMFYIPLGAGVVIPPWNFPLAILVGMTTSAIVTGNTVVLKPSSDAPLIATKFMEVLEEVGLPSGVVNLVTGPGSTVGEYLVKHPKTRFISFTGSKEVGLHIVEEAGKHREGQIWIKRVVAEMGGKNGIIVEDDANIDSAVQGCLHSAFGFQGQKCSALSRLFLNEKIYDEFLDKFVNKVKEIKIGPTKYFENYLGPVINEASFNKIMSYIEIGKREGKLLLGGEPYENKEGYFIKPTLFIDVDTKGRLMKEEIFGPVVGIVKYKTLDEAIEMFNDTEYGLTGSIYTKDNEKIERAKKEMHCGNLYINRKCTGALVGVHPFGGFNMSGTDSKAGGPDYLLLFLQAKSVGHYLGE, encoded by the coding sequence ATGAAAGAGTTTCAAAATGAACCTTTAGTTGATTTTAAAAATGAAGAAAACAAAAAATTGATGGAAGAGGCGATTAAGAAAACAGAGAGAGAGTTTGGGAAAGAGTATGAGATGATTATTGGGGGAAAAAGAGTTAAATCAGTTGAGAAATTTAAATCAATTAATCCATCAAAAAAAGATGAAGTTGTTGGTCTCTTTCAAAAGGGTAAAGAGGAACATGCAGAAGAAGCATTAAAAGTTGCATGGGAAACATTTAAAACTTGGAAAAATGTCAGTGCTGAGAAAAGAGCAGATTATCTTTTGAAAATTGCTGATACTTTAAGAAAAAGAAGATTTGAATTTGATTCATATTTAATTCTTGAAGTTGGAAAAAATTGGTTTGAGGCAGATGCTGATGTTGCTGAAGCAATTGACTTTTGTGAATATTATGCAAGAGAGATGATTAAATTTGATAAGGGACAAAAAGTTTCCCAATGGGACAATGAAAAAGACGAAATGTTTTATATACCACTTGGTGCTGGTGTAGTAATTCCACCATGGAATTTTCCACTTGCGATTCTTGTCGGAATGACAACATCAGCAATTGTAACTGGAAATACAGTTGTTTTAAAACCATCAAGCGATGCTCCTCTTATCGCGACAAAATTTATGGAAGTATTAGAAGAAGTTGGTCTTCCTTCAGGAGTTGTTAATCTTGTAACTGGCCCAGGTTCAACTGTTGGTGAGTATCTAGTTAAACATCCAAAAACAAGATTTATATCTTTTACTGGTTCAAAAGAGGTTGGTCTTCATATTGTTGAAGAGGCTGGAAAACATAGAGAAGGTCAAATTTGGATTAAAAGGGTAGTTGCTGAGATGGGAGGAAAAAACGGAATCATTGTTGAAGATGATGCAAATATTGATAGTGCTGTTCAAGGATGTCTTCATTCAGCATTTGGATTTCAAGGTCAAAAATGTTCTGCTCTTTCAAGACTATTTTTAAATGAAAAAATTTATGATGAATTTTTAGATAAATTTGTAAATAAAGTTAAAGAAATAAAAATTGGACCAACAAAATATTTTGAAAATTATTTGGGCCCTGTAATAAACGAAGCATCATTTAATAAAATTATGTCCTATATTGAAATAGGAAAAAGGGAAGGTAAACTACTTTTAGGTGGAGAACCATATGAAAATAAAGAAGGATACTTCATAAAGCCAACACTATTTATAGATGTTGACACAAAAGGAAGATTAATGAAAGAGGAAATTTTTGGTCCTGTTGTTGGAATTGTAAAATATAAAACTCTTGATGAAGCAATAGAGATGTTTAATGATACTGAATATGGATTAACTGGTTCAATATACACTAAAGATAATGAAAAAATTGAAAGAGCAAAAAAAGAAATGCATTGTGGGAATTTATATATAAATAGAAAATGTACTGGAGCACTTGTGGGAGTTCATCCATTTGGAGGCTTTAATATGTCTGGAACAGATTCAAAAGCAGGAGGTCCAGATTATTTACTTCTATTTTTACAAGCAAAATCTGTTGGTCATTATTTAGGCGAATAA
- a CDS encoding 1-deoxy-D-xylulose-5-phosphate synthase N-terminal domain-containing protein, giving the protein MEKVNFDEVQKLEVVKDLVDQLIDLMLNYRQSGHPGGSRSKVHMFVSTLLSKHLRYDIRDPAKPFNDRIILAAGHTIPLVYATLAVFNEAMRLRYEETKDPRYLPKDKNSTLYPKDLLTFRRRGGLPGHAEMGGKTLILKFNTGPSGHGITASVGEAIALKKMGAEGVKVVVFEGDAGLTPGAAHETMNSAWALGLDNLFFLIDWNNFGIDDHPLSETVPNTPKEWFGCHGWRVVGTLNGNDFPSVLEIIDELFGNVQKNIPNVAYFRTKKGRDYLKYDNKSHGAPHPMNSEIFWQTKIPFQEKYGVKFEGFMEPPPPTYEERMKQFERNIDVVISVLRENKEVFRFVADRLIELAEKVPDHIDNLRINRENNPIHDEALYDFKNYPPEIWAKPGEKQPNRAALRKWGAWINAYTYKKYGRPLFIAMSADLTESTNIDGFGLPFGDFKGLGWYDKEKNIDGVLLPQEITEFVNSGICAGIATVNIAKDPYKEFLGYYSACSTYGSFAYLKYGMMRLFSQLAQDSPIKVGKIIWVAGHSGPETADDSRTHFGIFATGVTKLFPKGQVISLYPWEYNEVPVLLGRALKEDVPIIVLHLTRPPIEIPDREKLEIPSHFEAAHGAYILRDYENGKEKMGTVIVQGTSPVSEIIKILPKLKEEGINVKIVVATSYELFMLESEEYRNRILPKEDWANSMVITNECLKNMSDWIFSKVNEEYSMSSDWDNKWRTGGTVEDVLEEAHLTKEYIFEGIKKFALDKNNRLKKIKEYFNI; this is encoded by the coding sequence ATGGAAAAAGTTAATTTTGATGAGGTTCAAAAATTAGAAGTTGTTAAAGATTTAGTTGATCAATTAATTGACTTAATGTTAAATTATAGGCAAAGTGGGCACCCCGGTGGTTCAAGGTCAAAAGTTCACATGTTTGTTTCAACTCTTCTTTCAAAACATTTAAGGTATGACATAAGAGATCCTGCAAAACCATTTAATGACAGAATAATTCTTGCTGCGGGTCACACAATTCCTCTTGTTTATGCAACACTTGCAGTTTTTAATGAAGCAATGAGATTAAGATATGAGGAGACTAAAGATCCAAGATATCTTCCAAAAGATAAAAATTCAACACTATATCCAAAAGACCTTTTAACTTTTAGAAGAAGAGGTGGCCTTCCAGGACATGCTGAAATGGGTGGAAAAACTCTTATTTTAAAATTTAATACAGGTCCTTCTGGTCATGGAATTACAGCATCAGTTGGTGAGGCTATTGCACTTAAAAAAATGGGTGCTGAAGGAGTAAAAGTTGTAGTATTTGAAGGTGATGCGGGTTTAACACCAGGCGCTGCACATGAAACAATGAATTCAGCATGGGCTCTTGGACTTGATAATCTATTTTTTCTAATAGATTGGAACAATTTTGGAATTGATGATCATCCACTTTCAGAAACTGTCCCAAATACTCCAAAAGAGTGGTTTGGATGTCATGGATGGAGAGTAGTTGGTACTCTAAATGGAAATGATTTTCCGTCTGTCCTTGAAATCATTGATGAATTATTTGGAAATGTTCAAAAAAATATCCCAAATGTTGCATATTTTAGAACAAAAAAAGGAAGAGATTATTTAAAATATGATAACAAATCACATGGTGCTCCTCACCCAATGAATTCAGAAATATTTTGGCAAACAAAGATTCCTTTTCAAGAAAAATATGGTGTAAAATTCGAAGGATTTATGGAACCACCACCTCCAACATACGAAGAAAGAATGAAACAGTTTGAAAGAAATATTGATGTAGTTATTTCAGTTTTGAGAGAAAATAAAGAAGTCTTTAGATTTGTTGCTGATAGATTAATTGAACTTGCAGAAAAAGTTCCAGATCATATTGATAACTTAAGAATTAATAGAGAAAACAATCCCATTCATGATGAAGCACTTTATGATTTCAAAAATTATCCACCTGAAATTTGGGCAAAACCAGGTGAGAAACAACCAAATAGAGCAGCATTAAGAAAATGGGGTGCATGGATTAATGCGTATACTTATAAAAAATATGGAAGACCACTTTTTATTGCAATGTCAGCAGATTTAACAGAATCAACAAATATTGATGGATTTGGACTTCCTTTTGGTGATTTCAAAGGTCTTGGATGGTATGATAAAGAAAAAAACATTGATGGTGTTCTTCTTCCACAAGAAATTACAGAATTTGTTAATTCTGGAATTTGTGCTGGAATTGCAACAGTTAATATAGCAAAAGATCCTTATAAAGAATTTTTAGGATATTACTCAGCATGTTCAACATATGGTTCATTTGCATATCTCAAATATGGTATGATGAGACTCTTTTCCCAACTTGCCCAAGATTCACCAATAAAAGTTGGTAAGATAATATGGGTTGCAGGTCACTCAGGTCCTGAAACAGCAGATGATTCAAGAACACACTTTGGAATTTTTGCAACAGGAGTTACTAAACTTTTTCCAAAAGGACAAGTTATAAGTTTATACCCATGGGAGTATAATGAAGTACCAGTTTTATTAGGAAGAGCATTAAAAGAAGATGTCCCTATTATTGTTTTACATCTTACAAGACCCCCAATTGAAATTCCAGATAGAGAAAAACTTGAAATTCCAAGTCATTTTGAGGCTGCACATGGTGCTTATATTTTAAGAGATTATGAAAATGGAAAGGAGAAAATGGGAACTGTTATAGTACAAGGTACTAGTCCAGTTAGTGAAATCATTAAGATTCTTCCAAAACTTAAAGAAGAGGGAATTAATGTAAAAATTGTTGTTGCAACTTCATATGAATTATTTATGTTAGAAAGTGAAGAATATAGAAATAGAATTCTTCCAAAAGAAGATTGGGCAAACTCAATGGTGATAACAAATGAATGTTTAAAAAATATGAGTGATTGGATCTTCTCAAAAGTAAATGAGGAATATTCAATGTCCTCTGACTGGGATAATAAGTGGAGAACTGGTGGAACGGTTGAAGATGTTCTTGAAGAGGCTCATCTTACAAAAGAGTACATTTTTGAAGGAATTAAAAAGTTCGCCTTAGATAAAAATAATAGATTAAAAAAGATTAAAGAATATTTTAATATTTAA
- a CDS encoding class I SAM-dependent methyltransferase gives MNNKDYFDKVSEKWDEMRKEFYSENVREKVINQIDLRKDIIAADIGAGTGFITEGLIKLGIKVIAVDKSPKMIEQMKKKFKDCELIEYKIVTSDTLPIENNFIDYVFANMYLHHIENPQKAINEMVRILKLGGKLILTDLDKHNFEFLKTEQNDFWLGFDRETIKKWFIESGLIDVKVDCIGENCCSKSTNSNNIAKISIFIATGIKK, from the coding sequence ATGAATAACAAAGATTATTTTGATAAAGTAAGTGAAAAATGGGATGAAATGAGAAAAGAATTTTACTCAGAAAATGTTAGAGAAAAAGTCATTAATCAAATAGATCTTAGAAAAGATATAATTGCCGCTGATATCGGTGCTGGCACTGGTTTTATTACCGAAGGTTTAATTAAACTTGGTATTAAAGTTATTGCAGTTGATAAATCACCAAAAATGATTGAGCAAATGAAAAAGAAATTTAAAGATTGTGAACTAATAGAATACAAAATCGTTACATCTGATACATTACCTATTGAAAATAATTTTATAGATTATGTTTTTGCAAATATGTATCTTCATCATATAGAAAATCCACAAAAAGCAATTAATGAAATGGTTAGAATATTAAAATTAGGTGGTAAATTAATTCTTACAGATCTTGATAAACATAATTTTGAATTTTTGAAAACAGAACAAAATGATTTTTGGTTAGGTTTTGATAGAGAAACAATTAAAAAATGGTTTATTGAATCTGGTTTGATAGATGTTAAAGTAGATTGTATCGGAGAAAATTGTTGTTCGAAATCAACTAATAGTAACAATATAGCTAAAATAAGCATTTTTATAGCCACAGGAATTAAGAAATAA
- a CDS encoding molybdopterin-dependent oxidoreductase encodes MSKTVKEEIFIEKKVIGKNVEKYDGLPLAVGNPLFTDDIFLPNMLYGKFLLSPYPHAEIVEIDESEALKIPGVKLILSYKNTPRIPHTTAGQGYPEPSPYDHFMFDKKVRYVGDRVCAVCAESIEIAEEAISKIKVTYKELPYVLDPEEAMKGEVIIHDEEETTGIYDKKRNIISHVELNIGDFEKDFSKSYYKIEKEFFITQPVQHTPIETHIAITYFDEYGNLVVRTSTQVPFHIRRILSRILEFPMNKIRVIKPRVGGGFGVKQEMVLEDVCALMTIRTKRPVRIEYTRKEEFIASRLRHPSKIWISLGADKSGKLNAIQMKVLLNNGGYGTHGPTVLFNSGSKTLPLYNKAESVSFIGDAVYTNLPVSGAFRGYGATNGYFALESAMDDLAELIGIDPIELRKINHIKEGETSPVFEKLGEGREGVVQYIESSALSECIDLGKKIIEWERWRGKRVRNGSFVRGVGMAIMMQGSGIPLIDMASARVKLNDDGTFHLFVGATDIGTGSDTVLAQILAEEIGVSYDKVKVYSSDTDFTPFDTGAYASSTTYVSGGAVQKAGKLIKEKILEYAAKILEEYPEDLKIEDDFVISQLTQKRISLREIGEKSFYSFEQEQIEVTASFVSPKSPPPFAAHFVLIDVDLETGKIIPIKYVAINDIGTVVHPNLAKGQVIGSIVQGLGYALTEELIYSNRGVPLNPNFLDYKVLTALDIPEIIVKFIETYEPTGPFGLKSVAEININGPAPAIRNAFLDATGIKLNSLPFTPEKVFKVINKIKIEVKKNLHN; translated from the coding sequence ATGAGCAAAACAGTAAAAGAAGAAATTTTTATAGAGAAAAAAGTAATTGGAAAAAATGTTGAAAAATATGATGGATTACCACTTGCTGTAGGAAATCCACTTTTTACTGATGATATTTTTTTACCAAATATGCTTTATGGTAAATTTTTATTAAGTCCATATCCTCATGCAGAAATTGTTGAGATTGATGAGAGTGAAGCACTTAAGATTCCTGGAGTAAAACTTATCTTATCTTATAAAAATACTCCAAGAATACCACACACAACTGCTGGTCAAGGATATCCAGAACCATCTCCATATGATCACTTTATGTTTGATAAAAAAGTTAGATATGTTGGAGATAGAGTTTGTGCTGTATGTGCAGAATCTATTGAAATTGCAGAAGAGGCAATTTCAAAAATAAAAGTAACTTATAAAGAACTTCCTTATGTTCTTGATCCAGAAGAAGCAATGAAAGGAGAAGTTATAATTCATGATGAGGAAGAGACAACTGGAATTTATGATAAAAAAAGAAACATAATTTCTCATGTTGAATTAAATATTGGAGATTTTGAAAAAGATTTTAGCAAATCTTATTACAAAATTGAGAAAGAGTTTTTTATAACTCAGCCTGTTCAACATACTCCTATTGAGACACATATTGCAATTACATATTTTGATGAATATGGAAATCTTGTTGTTAGAACAAGTACACAAGTTCCATTTCATATAAGAAGAATACTTTCAAGAATTCTTGAATTTCCAATGAATAAGATTAGAGTTATAAAACCAAGAGTGGGTGGGGGGTTTGGTGTAAAACAAGAGATGGTCTTAGAGGATGTTTGTGCTTTGATGACAATAAGGACAAAAAGACCAGTAAGAATAGAGTATACAAGGAAAGAGGAGTTTATTGCTTCAAGATTGAGACATCCTTCAAAAATTTGGATAAGTTTAGGTGCAGATAAATCAGGAAAATTAAATGCAATTCAAATGAAGGTGTTATTGAATAATGGTGGATATGGAACACATGGACCAACTGTTTTATTTAATTCTGGAAGTAAAACTTTACCATTATATAACAAAGCAGAAAGTGTTTCATTTATAGGAGATGCGGTTTATACAAATTTACCTGTATCTGGAGCCTTTAGGGGTTATGGTGCAACAAATGGATATTTTGCTCTTGAAAGTGCAATGGATGATCTTGCAGAATTAATAGGGATTGATCCAATTGAACTTAGAAAGATAAATCATATAAAAGAAGGAGAAACATCTCCTGTTTTTGAAAAACTTGGTGAAGGAAGAGAGGGTGTAGTTCAATATATTGAAAGTTCTGCACTCAGTGAATGTATTGATTTAGGAAAGAAGATAATCGAATGGGAAAGGTGGAGAGGAAAAAGGGTTAGAAATGGAAGTTTTGTTAGAGGAGTTGGAATGGCAATTATGATGCAAGGATCTGGTATTCCTCTTATTGATATGGCAAGTGCAAGAGTAAAACTCAATGATGATGGAACATTTCATCTTTTTGTTGGTGCAACAGATATTGGAACTGGATCTGATACTGTTCTTGCTCAAATTTTAGCAGAGGAGATAGGAGTTTCTTATGATAAGGTTAAAGTTTATTCATCTGACACAGATTTCACTCCTTTTGACACTGGTGCATATGCTTCAAGCACAACTTATGTCTCTGGTGGTGCAGTTCAAAAAGCAGGAAAGTTAATTAAAGAAAAAATTCTTGAATATGCAGCAAAAATTTTAGAAGAGTATCCAGAAGATCTGAAAATTGAAGATGATTTTGTAATTTCACAATTAACTCAAAAAAGAATATCACTAAGAGAAATTGGTGAGAAAAGTTTTTATAGTTTTGAACAGGAACAAATTGAAGTAACAGCATCCTTTGTTTCTCCAAAATCACCACCTCCTTTTGCAGCACATTTTGTTTTAATTGATGTTGATCTTGAAACAGGGAAAATAATTCCAATTAAATATGTCGCAATTAATGATATTGGAACTGTAGTTCATCCAAATCTTGCAAAGGGTCAAGTAATTGGTTCAATTGTTCAGGGGTTGGGTTATGCTTTAACAGAAGAGTTAATTTATTCTAATAGAGGAGTTCCTCTTAATCCAAATTTTCTCGATTATAAAGTTTTAACTGCTCTTGATATTCCAGAGATTATAGTTAAATTTATTGAAACATATGAACCAACAGGACCATTTGGATTAAAATCTGTTGCAGAAATAAACATTAATGGACCTGCACCAGCAATAAGAAACGCATTTTTAGATGCAACTGGAATAAAACTTAACTCTCTTCCATTCACCCCTGAAAAAGTATTTAAGGTAATTAATAAAATAAAAATAGAAGTGAAAAAAAATTTACATAATTAA
- a CDS encoding (2Fe-2S)-binding protein, with product MLVKFILNGEDVAFDAYPGETLFELLRRNHHTEVKGNNCKTGECGACTVLIDGEPVPSCTYLAGKINGKNVITVKGIGDYDNPNIIQKIFVEEGAIQCGYCIPGIIISVKNLLDKVSNPTEEDIKIALSSHICRCTGYVQQIDATKKLIEIMKGEKK from the coding sequence ATGTTAGTGAAATTTATTCTTAATGGTGAAGACGTTGCTTTTGATGCTTATCCTGGAGAGACTCTTTTTGAACTTTTAAGAAGAAACCATCATACTGAGGTTAAAGGAAATAATTGTAAAACAGGAGAATGTGGTGCTTGTACAGTTCTTATTGATGGAGAACCAGTGCCTTCTTGTACTTATCTTGCAGGTAAAATAAATGGAAAAAATGTTATAACTGTTAAGGGAATAGGAGATTATGATAATCCAAATATAATTCAGAAAATTTTTGTTGAGGAGGGTGCAATTCAATGTGGTTATTGTATACCTGGAATTATAATTTCTGTAAAGAATTTATTAGATAAAGTTTCAAATCCAACAGAAGAAGATATAAAGATAGCTCTCTCCAGTCATATCTGTAGATGTACAGGTTATGTACAACAAATAGATGCAACTAAGAAATTAATTGAAATTATGAAAGGAGAGAAAAAATGA
- a CDS encoding FAD binding domain-containing protein, translating to MLKNVREWFYPESIEEAYELIKKYDLKGEIVGGGLDIVWRDRSDIECLIFLEKIPLNYIKIEDSSIKIGATTTIGSIERCGELKNFLRGSFINSISKVATPILRNIMTVGGTIARGYGWSDILTIFITLKSKIKIYYGAYKTISLEEFIDFKKENKKFIIVEIEFPNFNSNYFFSYIRFTRTSADIPLLNEGVLLKISDGVIQEANILLGGRPNFPVHLKKIEEYLINKKLDDENINYVKEFIDVPLFDDLRASKEYRMHLSKVLTKRNLEKIKEEIC from the coding sequence ATGCTTAAAAATGTAAGGGAATGGTTTTATCCAGAAAGTATAGAAGAGGCTTATGAATTAATTAAAAAATATGACTTGAAAGGAGAAATTGTTGGAGGAGGACTTGACATTGTTTGGAGAGATAGGAGTGATATTGAATGTCTCATTTTCTTAGAAAAAATACCTCTTAATTATATTAAAATAGAGGATTCATCAATAAAAATTGGTGCAACCACAACAATTGGATCAATTGAAAGATGTGGAGAACTTAAAAATTTTTTAAGAGGTTCATTTATAAATTCAATTTCAAAAGTAGCAACTCCAATTTTAAGAAACATAATGACAGTTGGTGGAACAATTGCAAGAGGATATGGATGGTCTGATATTTTAACTATTTTTATAACATTGAAATCAAAAATTAAGATTTATTATGGAGCGTATAAAACAATTTCTCTTGAAGAGTTTATTGATTTTAAAAAAGAAAATAAAAAATTTATTATTGTTGAAATTGAATTTCCAAATTTTAATTCAAATTATTTCTTTTCTTATATAAGATTTACAAGAACTAGTGCAGATATACCTCTTTTAAATGAAGGTGTTTTATTAAAAATTAGTGATGGAGTTATTCAAGAAGCCAATATTTTATTAGGTGGTAGACCAAATTTTCCTGTTCACCTTAAGAAAATAGAAGAATATTTAATAAATAAGAAACTTGATGATGAAAATATTAATTATGTAAAAGAGTTTATAGATGTTCCACTTTTTGATGATTTAAGAGCATCAAAAGAGTATAGAATGCATCTTTCAAAAGTGTTAACAAAAAGAAATTTGGAAAAAATAAAGGAGGAAATATGTTAG
- a CDS encoding carbohydrate kinase family protein, which produces MEKEKNVLVLGDNCIDIRIKIKKVSFKFEYDENSHVKELKIVPAGTGVNFSVALSKLGIKTYYLSSLSRDLFGKIIFDYLIENSVKTDLITFSNKNTASIVIVLNKNGERISFANLKNASYVDTDFNKIDLINLDKFSVIYISGGLLTEKNLNERTFNFLNSTKEKIKIFFDINYRIGKDIKYFKDYAFKIFDISHFIFTNEYELSIIKKENFNKAISEGKIFIVKMGERGAKIIFKNGEIFEPSFKVRSIDTTGAGDVFNAAFIFSYLNGFDFKKSLFFSNLVASLSTTKIGIYIPKKDLLNKYLKRGGYNA; this is translated from the coding sequence ATGGAAAAAGAAAAGAATGTTCTTGTTTTGGGAGATAATTGTATAGATATAAGAATAAAAATTAAAAAGGTAAGTTTTAAATTTGAATATGATGAAAACTCCCATGTTAAAGAGTTAAAAATAGTTCCTGCTGGAACAGGTGTTAATTTTTCTGTTGCATTAAGTAAACTTGGAATAAAAACTTATTATTTATCTTCTTTAAGCAGAGATTTATTTGGAAAGATTATTTTTGATTATTTAATAGAGAATAGTGTTAAGACTGATTTAATAACATTTTCAAATAAAAATACAGCGAGTATAGTTATTGTTTTAAATAAAAATGGCGAAAGAATATCATTTGCAAATTTAAAAAATGCAAGTTATGTTGATACAGATTTTAATAAAATTGATTTAATTAATTTAGATAAATTTTCGGTTATTTATATTTCAGGTGGATTATTAACAGAAAAAAATTTAAATGAAAGGACATTTAATTTTCTTAATTCAACAAAAGAAAAAATAAAAATATTTTTTGATATAAACTATAGAATTGGAAAGGATATAAAATATTTTAAAGATTATGCCTTTAAAATTTTTGATATCTCGCATTTTATTTTCACAAATGAGTATGAATTGAGTATAATAAAAAAAGAGAATTTTAACAAAGCAATTAGTGAAGGAAAGATATTTATTGTAAAAATGGGAGAGAGAGGTGCAAAGATAATTTTTAAAAATGGTGAAATTTTTGAACCTTCTTTTAAAGTAAGAAGCATAGATACAACAGGCGCAGGTGATGTTTTTAATGCAGCTTTTATTTTTTCTTACTTAAATGGTTTTGATTTTAAAAAGTCTCTCTTCTTTTCGAATTTAGTTGCATCCCTTTCAACAACAAAAATTGGAATTTATATTCCAAAAAAGGATTTATTAAATAAATATTTAAAGAGAGGAGGATATAATGCTTAA
- a CDS encoding PASTA domain-containing protein: MKKLILIIISIVITLPLISCAIGKEELVSVPSLVGLKLRDAEKIAEEKGLLVKVVKSDFAKDYPIDYIISQDPGPYVLVKKGRIINVVISSGPPKVLVPDFIGMNFKDAQELIYQNKLQLGNIEEISVPNVEVGIILDQSPSPKTYVEEGTRIDLKISKGTLYQIPSLIGLSIEEAKSVIVTSGFSVGKIIKKSNPAYPSNVIWDQDPAPLTYGSKDTIIDLYVNP, translated from the coding sequence ATGAAAAAATTGATATTGATAATAATATCAATAGTTATAACTCTTCCTCTTATTTCATGCGCAATTGGAAAAGAAGAACTCGTTTCTGTTCCATCTCTTGTTGGTCTTAAATTAAGAGACGCAGAAAAAATTGCTGAAGAAAAAGGATTACTTGTAAAAGTTGTTAAATCTGATTTTGCCAAAGATTATCCAATAGATTATATTATTTCCCAAGATCCTGGACCATATGTATTAGTTAAAAAGGGTAGAATTATAAATGTTGTCATAAGTAGTGGACCTCCAAAAGTTCTTGTTCCAGATTTTATTGGAATGAACTTCAAAGATGCTCAGGAATTGATTTATCAAAATAAGTTACAACTTGGAAACATTGAAGAAATTTCTGTTCCAAATGTTGAGGTTGGAATCATTCTTGATCAATCACCTTCACCAAAAACATATGTTGAAGAAGGAACAAGAATTGATTTAAAAATTTCAAAAGGAACTTTATACCAAATACCTTCTTTAATTGGTTTATCAATTGAAGAAGCAAAGAGTGTAATTGTAACAAGTGGATTTAGTGTTGGAAAAATAATAAAAAAGAGTAATCCTGCATATCCATCAAATGTAATTTGGGATCAAGATCCCGCACCATTAACTTATGGTAGTAAAGATACAATTATTGATCTATATGTTAATCCATGA
- the rpe gene encoding ribulose-phosphate 3-epimerase, whose translation MKIAPSILAANFKNLEEEIKLIEEFGDIVHLDIMDGHFVPNISFGFPIVKTVRELTKLPLDAHLMIEKPENYIDKFIEFGVNMISVHIENNYHINRIINNIKNKGVLAGVAINPGTSIFSLDSILKDIDFLLIMTVNPGFSGQKFIESSIEKIKKIVNIKNEMGLSFQIEVDGGLNYEIALKLKEIGVDIVVFGDYFFKNKKENLYILRNLI comes from the coding sequence ATGAAAATTGCTCCTTCTATTCTTGCAGCAAATTTTAAAAACCTTGAAGAAGAGATAAAATTAATTGAAGAATTTGGAGATATTGTACATCTTGATATAATGGATGGACATTTTGTTCCAAACATATCTTTTGGTTTTCCAATTGTAAAAACAGTAAGAGAATTAACAAAATTACCTCTTGATGCTCATCTTATGATTGAAAAACCAGAAAATTATATTGATAAATTCATAGAATTTGGAGTAAATATGATTTCTGTTCATATAGAAAATAATTATCATATAAATAGAATAATAAATAATATTAAAAATAAAGGAGTTCTTGCAGGGGTTGCAATAAATCCAGGGACTTCAATCTTTTCTCTTGATTCAATTTTAAAAGATATTGATTTTTTATTAATTATGACTGTTAATCCTGGATTTTCTGGACAAAAATTTATTGAAAGTTCTATTGAAAAAATTAAAAAAATTGTTAACATAAAAAATGAAATGGGCTTAAGTTTCCAAATAGAAGTTGATGGTGGATTAAATTATGAGATTGCTTTAAAATTAAAAGAGATAGGCGTTGATATTGTAGTTTTTGGAGATTATTTTTTTAAAAATAAAAAGGAAAATTTATATATTTTAAGGAATTTGATATGA
- a CDS encoding ribbon-helix-helix protein, CopG family, translating to MKNEKLIIDLPKELADAIEKKAKREKKKKEDLIKELIAFYLALEDRKTRIKKEMIKGYKESSETSLFFSREFFEIEQELFRDILKHIK from the coding sequence ATGAAAAACGAAAAATTAATTATTGATCTGCCAAAAGAGTTGGCAGATGCAATCGAAAAGAAAGCAAAAAGAGAGAAAAAGAAAAAAGAAGATCTTATAAAAGAATTAATAGCATTTTACCTTGCACTTGAAGATAGGAAAACAAGAATAAAAAAAGAAATGATAAAAGGATACAAAGAATCTTCTGAAACAAGTTTATTTTTTTCAAGAGAGTTTTTTGAGATAGAGCAAGAGTTATTTAGAGATATACTTAAACATATTAAATAA